A section of the Candidatus Binatia bacterium genome encodes:
- the cysM gene encoding cysteine synthase — MVNSDLQPRPGRTLRPRKVESILDLVGNTPLVEIQRVRDGVSPQVRIYAKLEGLNPGGSVKDRPALWMVRDGLRTGRLRPGKTIIDSTSGNTGIALAMAGAVLGYPVELVMPANVSQERKKIVAAYGAKIILSDPLEGSDGAIRLCRKIIAENPDKYFKPDQYFNEVNPLAHYESTGPEIWRDTRGQVTHFVAGIGTGGTIMGTGRYLKSRNPAIQVIAVEPDDAWHGLEGLKHMASSIVPGIYHEEELDRKIPVGTDAAYEMVYRLGEEEGLVMGQSSGAAMLGALSVARELREGVVVVIFPDFGDRYLSTNLWVGWRERRAYLERLLSERPSS, encoded by the coding sequence GTGGTCAATTCCGATTTACAGCCCCGACCGGGCCGAACCTTGCGGCCGCGGAAGGTCGAGTCCATCCTCGACTTGGTCGGCAATACGCCTCTGGTGGAGATCCAGCGGGTCCGTGACGGTGTCAGCCCCCAGGTGCGCATTTATGCAAAACTCGAAGGACTGAACCCTGGTGGCTCCGTGAAGGACCGGCCGGCACTGTGGATGGTGCGCGACGGGCTCCGCACCGGCCGCTTGCGTCCGGGAAAGACGATCATCGATTCGACCTCCGGAAACACCGGAATCGCACTAGCCATGGCTGGGGCTGTGTTGGGATACCCGGTCGAACTGGTCATGCCCGCCAACGTGAGCCAAGAAAGAAAGAAAATCGTTGCTGCTTACGGAGCCAAGATCATCTTGAGCGATCCCCTGGAAGGGTCCGACGGGGCAATTCGCCTCTGCCGTAAGATCATTGCAGAAAACCCGGACAAGTATTTCAAACCCGACCAGTATTTCAACGAAGTGAACCCCCTTGCCCACTACGAGAGCACCGGGCCCGAAATTTGGCGCGATACCCGTGGCCAGGTCACGCATTTCGTTGCCGGTATCGGCACGGGTGGTACGATCATGGGCACGGGCCGTTATTTGAAAAGCCGAAATCCGGCCATCCAAGTAATCGCTGTGGAACCCGACGATGCTTGGCACGGACTGGAGGGGCTCAAGCACATGGCCAGCTCGATCGTGCCCGGGATCTATCACGAAGAAGAGCTCGACCGCAAAATCCCCGTCGGTACGGATGCGGCGTACGAGATGGTTTACCGACTGGGAGAGGAAGAGGGACTCGTGATGGGCCAGTCTTCCGGAGCCGCGATGTTGGGTGCGCTCTCGGTTGCCCGGGAACTTCGGGAAGGTGTCGTGGTGGTCATCTTCCCCGATTTTGGGGATCGCTACTTGAGCACCAACTTGTGGGTGGGTTGGCGCGAACGACGAGCTTACTTGGAACGACTTCTCTCCGAAAGGCCGTCATCGTGA
- a CDS encoding sodium/dicarboxylate or sulfate cotransporter, with the protein MKPAHPESAPSVRLPRFVVDTRPLWRILLPVAGYWSLWAFAAMLLWWSVTATPPEGLTAAGQRALAIFSVCVLFWVLNVLPLMITSLLAIVLIPLAGVLTPSQAYGLFGNDALFFILGAFILAACLMKSGLSTRIALAILDRFGHTPRGLLCSVLLLNVVMAFFMSEHAVAAMNFPIIAEMTKVLRLPGRRSQYGKALFLAMAWGSTIGGVATLLGGARAPLAIGILRETTGKSFSFFEWSAAIFPLVVVLTGIAYALLVWFFPIDIESVQAADEVLHEKRLRLGRMRYQERAVGMVMLGTLGAWVFLGEEFGLASVAISAVVVLFSLQLVRWSEIEGYVNWGVLLMYGGAICLGSALNRTGAASWVAHATVSEWASNGTAVILVLSAVSLLLTEAMSNAAVVAMLLPMSLGIAGEFGLDPRVLTLTVAVPAGLATTLPIGTPANAIAYSSGYLSLRDLVVPGALLAFCAWVCFNLMAAIYWPWLGLNIGGGG; encoded by the coding sequence ATGAAACCAGCGCATCCAGAATCCGCCCCGTCCGTTCGACTTCCACGCTTTGTCGTGGATACCCGGCCGTTGTGGCGCATTTTATTGCCTGTGGCTGGTTACTGGAGCCTGTGGGCATTTGCGGCCATGCTTTTGTGGTGGAGCGTTACGGCGACGCCACCCGAGGGCCTCACGGCAGCCGGGCAACGAGCGCTGGCGATTTTCTCCGTTTGCGTGTTGTTTTGGGTACTCAACGTGCTCCCTCTCATGATCACCAGTCTGTTGGCGATCGTGTTGATTCCGCTGGCTGGCGTTTTGACCCCCTCCCAGGCTTACGGGCTATTTGGCAACGACGCGCTGTTCTTCATCCTTGGCGCCTTTATCCTCGCAGCCTGCCTCATGAAGTCGGGCCTGAGTACGCGTATCGCGCTCGCCATTCTCGACCGCTTCGGGCACACCCCTCGGGGCCTGTTGTGCAGCGTGCTGCTGCTCAACGTGGTCATGGCCTTCTTCATGTCCGAGCATGCTGTCGCGGCCATGAACTTCCCCATCATCGCGGAGATGACAAAAGTCCTGCGCCTTCCGGGGCGCCGGAGCCAGTACGGCAAAGCGTTATTTTTGGCGATGGCTTGGGGTTCGACGATTGGAGGTGTGGCGACCTTGCTCGGCGGAGCGCGCGCGCCCCTGGCCATCGGGATCTTGCGGGAGACAACGGGAAAGTCCTTCAGTTTCTTCGAGTGGAGTGCTGCGATTTTTCCTCTGGTCGTCGTGCTGACGGGCATCGCTTACGCGCTTCTCGTGTGGTTTTTCCCGATCGACATCGAGAGCGTACAGGCCGCAGACGAGGTCCTACACGAGAAGCGGTTGCGGCTTGGCCGGATGCGCTACCAGGAACGCGCAGTGGGTATGGTGATGCTCGGTACCTTGGGCGCTTGGGTGTTTCTCGGCGAAGAATTTGGTCTCGCAAGCGTCGCCATTAGCGCCGTCGTGGTGCTCTTTTCCCTGCAACTCGTGCGCTGGTCGGAGATCGAAGGTTACGTGAACTGGGGGGTGCTTCTGATGTACGGAGGAGCAATTTGCCTTGGTTCTGCCCTCAACCGGACTGGCGCTGCCAGTTGGGTGGCCCATGCAACGGTCAGCGAGTGGGCTTCGAACGGCACTGCGGTGATTCTCGTGCTCTCGGCTGTTTCATTGCTCCTCACCGAAGCCATGAGCAATGCCGCAGTTGTGGCGATGTTGCTACCGATGAGCCTGGGGATCGCCGGAGAATTTGGTCTCGATCCGCGCGTGTTGACTCTCACCGTGGCTGTACCCGCAGGGCTGGCAACCACGTTGCCAATTGGTACGCCGGCCAATGCCATTGCATATTCCAGCGGATATTTGTCTCTGCGCGATTTGGTGGTCCCCGGTGCGCTACTGGCCTTCTGCGCTTGGGTTTGCTTCAACCTAATGGCAGCGATTTACTGGCCCTGGCTGGGGTTGAACATTGGTGGTGGTGGATGA
- a CDS encoding MoaD family protein, whose protein sequence is MSVRVRIPTSLRRFTGGQEEVTASGSTIGMVVEDLERQHPGIKERLCDESGKVRRFVNIYVNGDDIRFLNSLDTPVKDGDEISIVPAIAGGR, encoded by the coding sequence ATGAGTGTTCGCGTGCGAATCCCGACGTCCTTGCGACGCTTTACGGGCGGGCAAGAAGAGGTCACTGCCTCCGGCAGTACGATCGGCATGGTCGTAGAGGACTTGGAAAGGCAGCACCCAGGCATCAAGGAGCGGCTTTGCGATGAATCGGGCAAAGTACGCCGATTCGTCAACATTTACGTCAACGGCGACGACATCCGTTTTTTGAACAGTCTCGATACACCGGTCAAGGACGGAGACGAGATTTCCATCGTCCCCGCAATTGCCGGGGGGCGGTAG
- a CDS encoding adenylyltransferase: protein METMPERARLQNASILIVGAGGLGLPAAQLLGARGVGRVTLLDPDTVSLSNLHRQLIFDEEDIGLPKAIVAARKLAKAFPATRYEGIPDALDERAAPSLIASHDWIIDATDGWQTKLRIHDMVLRRGRPLGHAGATGWRGQALTVLPDVPGCLRCLIEVSAAGPEVSCQQAGIVPGVVQLLGTRLAAEAVNWFLGRDDALLVRKLLYVDLSRPVVRVTRFEPLPRCEACAPRWHHAVAHRDAG, encoded by the coding sequence ATGGAGACTATGCCGGAACGTGCAAGGCTGCAAAACGCCAGCATCCTCATTGTCGGTGCAGGTGGATTGGGGCTCCCCGCGGCGCAGCTTCTCGGCGCGCGCGGTGTCGGGCGAGTGACGCTGCTCGATCCCGACACGGTGTCGCTTTCGAATCTACACCGCCAGTTAATCTTTGATGAAGAAGACATCGGTCTTCCGAAGGCCATCGTGGCAGCGCGGAAACTCGCAAAAGCATTTCCGGCCACTCGGTACGAGGGCATTCCAGACGCCCTGGATGAACGCGCCGCCCCTTCGCTGATCGCCTCGCACGACTGGATCATCGATGCAACCGACGGATGGCAAACGAAGCTCCGGATTCACGATATGGTTCTGAGGCGAGGACGGCCTTTAGGCCATGCAGGGGCCACTGGCTGGCGCGGGCAGGCGCTGACCGTTTTGCCGGACGTACCCGGATGTTTGCGCTGCCTGATCGAAGTAAGTGCGGCTGGGCCGGAAGTGTCCTGCCAACAAGCGGGCATCGTGCCTGGGGTGGTGCAGCTTCTCGGTACACGGCTTGCCGCAGAGGCCGTAAACTGGTTTCTCGGGCGGGACGACGCTCTCCTCGTCCGAAAGCTACTCTACGTGGACTTATCGCGCCCTGTGGTGCGCGTGACCCGATTCGAACCTCTTCCGCGATGCGAGGCGTGCGCACCTCGATGGCACCACGCCGTCGCTCACCGGGATGCCGGTTGA